CTGGCGGTACTGGTAATGGCCCTGGCCCTGGTGGCGGTTGGCGGTCTGCTTGAGGCCTATCTCAGCCCGGGAGTGATGCGCTGGGTCGTATCCAGGACGTACGGTTGAGGAGAAGGAATCTGCATTCGGGTGTGGAACTAGTAAGCGGCATGGCTGGCGGAGCGGGGAATCAAATGGACGGTTGGGAAGATCGGTTCTTGCACTACTTGGCCATTGAACGCGGACTGGCCGAGAACTCACTGGTTTCCTATCATCACGACCTTCAGCAGTACCTCAGCTTCTTGGCCGAGCGGGCCGCCAGGGCGGAGGAAGGGACCACCGGCCTTATCCTGGCCTACCTGCAGACCCTGGAACAGAAGGGAAGGAAGCCCACCACCATCTCCCGGCACCTGGCCACCCTCAAAGCCTTCTACCACTTTCTCCTGCGAGAGCAGGTGGTGGCGCGCGACCCGACCGCAGAGCTGGAGGCCCCGCGGATGGGACGTCGCCTGCCCCGGGTGCTGAGCGTGGAGGAGGTAGAGTTCCTGCTCGGGCAGCCCCAGACCGGCCGTGCGTCGGGCCTGCGGGATAAGGCCATGCTGGAGCTGCTGTACGCCACCGGCTTTCGGGTATCGGAATTGGTGTCGCTAAACGTGGAGCAGATTAACCTGGAGATGGGCTTCGTGCGTTGCCTGGGCAAGGGACAGAAGGAACGCCTGGTGCCGGTCGGCTCGGTGGCCGTCTACTGGGTGCGCCGGTACCTGGAGCGTGCCCGGCCGCAGCTGGTAAGGGAACGCAGCGTGGAGGCGCTCTTCGTGAATCACCACGGCCAGCGCCTCACCCGCCAGGGATTCTGGAAGATCCTGAAAAAGTACGCCCGCAAGGCCAATATAGGAACCAACATTACGCCTCACACCCTGCGGCACTCCTTCGCCACCCACCTGTTGGAAAACGGGGCCGACCTGCGCGTGGTGCAGGAACTCCTCGGTCACGCGGACATAACCACCACCCAGATCTACACCCATCTCACGCGCCGCCACCTGCGGGAAATCTACCGGCAGACCCACCCGAGGGCCTAACCGGTCTGGAGGCAGGATCGGTTGACCCGAGCCCTGGTTATCGTTCTGGACAGTGTCGGAGTAGGCGCCCTTCCGGACGCCGACCGGTACGGTGACGCCGGGACCAATACGCTGGTCCACGTAGCCGAGGCCGTGGGGGGCCTGCACCTGCCCCACCTGGGCCGCCTGGGGCTGGGCAACATCCTTGCCGTGCCGGGGGTGGCGCCCGAACCTCGTCCCCTGGCCAGCTACGGAAAAATGGCCGAACGCTCGGCCGGTAAGGACACCACCAGCGGCCACTGGGAACTCATGGGGCTTATCCTGGATCGCCCCTTTCCGGTGTATCCCGACGGCTTTCCGCCGGAGATAATCGGCGCCTTTGAGCAGGCGATAGGTCGACCGGTGCTGGGGAACCGGCCCGCCTCGGGGACGGAGATAATTGCCGAGTTGGGGGAGCAACACCTCAGGACCGGTTATCCCATAGTGTATACCTCTGCCGACTCGGTATTTCAGATCGCCGCCCACGAAGAAGTGATACCGGTGGAGGACCTCTACCGGTACTGCCTTATTGCCCGTCGCCTCCTGGCCGGTAAACACGGCGTGGGACGGGTGATCGCCCGTCCCTTCCTGGGGCGCCCCGGGGCCTTCTATCGGACCGCCCGGCGCCGGGATTTCTCCCTCCCGCCTCCCCGGCCTACCCTCCTGGACCGCCTCAAGGAACACGGGCACGAGGTGGTGGGTATCGGAAAGATAGAGGATATATTCGCCGGCCGGGGGCTGACCCGGATCTACCATACCGAAGATAACCAGGACGGGGTGGCAAAGACGCTGGAGGCCCTGAAGCAGTCGGCCTCGGGATTGGTTTTCACCAATCTCGTGGACTACGACATGCTTTACGGGCACCGCAACGACCCCGTCGGTTACGCCCGCGCCCTGGAGCAGTTCGACGCCCGGGTTCCGGAGATAATTTCCGCCCTCAGACCCCGAGATTTCTTGGTGATCACCGCCGACCACGGATGTGATCCCACCACTCCCGGGACCGACCATACCCGCGAGTACGTGCCGCTGCTGGCCCTGGTGGCGGGGAACGGTGAAGCCAGAGATCTGGGAACTCGTGAAACCTTTGCCGACGTAGCGGCTACCCTGGCCGAAGTTTTCGGGCTTCCGGCTCCTGAGGCCGGGACAAGCTTTTGGGGGGAGATGGGTGACGGACTGGACGGCGGTCGATGAGGCGGTCGCCTGCCTTCGGGGCCGCCTGGGCCTGGTGCCGGAGGTGGGGTTGGTGCTGGGTTCCGGCCTGGGCGAGGTGGCTGCGGAGCTGGAGGTAAAGGCCGCGCTGCCCTACACGGAAATCCCTCATTTTCCCCGGGCCACGGTTCCCGGGCACCAGGGGCAGGTGGCGGCCGGGTACTGGAGAGGCAGGCCGGTTCTGGTCTTCCGGGGCCGGCTGCACTACTACGAGGGTTACTCTCTGGCCCAGGTGACCTTCCCGGTCCGCGTTTTCGCCGGCCTGGGAGGGGAGATCCTGGTTCTTACCAACGCCGCCGGCGGCTTGAGACGCGATTGGCAGGCGGGGGAACTCATGCTCATCCGCGATCACCTCAATTTCATGGGCGACAATCCCCTGCGCGGACTGACCGACCCGCGTCTGGGCCCCCGCTTTCCCGAGCTTTCTCAGGCCTACGATCCGGAGTTGCGGCGGTGGGCCGTGGAGGCGGCCCGGCGGGCGGGTCTGCGGTTACGGGAGGGAGTCTATGCCGCCGTTTCCGGCCCCAGCTACGAGACGCCGGCGGAGGCCCGCTTCCTGCGCCGGGCGGGTGCGGATGCCGTAGGCATGTCCACGGTTCCCGAGGTGATAGTGGCCCGGCAGGTGGGCCTGCGGGTGCTGGGCATTTCCTGCCTGACCAACGTTCTCTTCTCCGATGAGGTTGCGGATCACGAGCAGGTGGTAAGCCGGGCGCGCGAAGCCTCTCGGGCTCTGGATCGGCTGCTGGACGAGTTCCTGAGAGGATCGCCGGAGAAGGAGCGGTAGAAATGACCGGGGTTGCGGGGCTGATTGCCCACAAGCAGCGGGGGGGAAGGCACGGTCCGGAGGAGATCGCCTTCCTGGTCGAGGGCTACCTCAGGGGAACCGTCCCCGACTACCAGATGGCGGCCTGGCTGATGGCCGTGTACTTCCGGGGCCTGGATGCCGAGGAGACCTGGGCGCTGACCCGGGTTCTGGTTCAATCCGGCGAGGTCCTGAACCTGGATGCAGTTCCCGGCATTAAGGTGGACAAGCACAGCACCGGAGGGGTCGGCGACAAGACCACCCTGGTGGTGGCGCCCCTGGCAGCCGCCCTGGGGCTGAAGATGGTTAAGCTCGCCGGCCGCAGTCTGGGGCATACCGGGGGTACTCTGGACAAGCTTGAAGCCATCCCCGGCCTGCGGGTGGAGCTTTCCCGGGAAGAGATAATTGCCCAGGCCGCGCGCACGGGGGTGGTGGTGGCCGGGCACACCGCGGAGCTGGTGCCCGCGGATCGGAAGCTTTACGCCCTGCGCGACGTCACCTCCACCACCGACTGTCTCCCCTTGATAGCCGCCAGCATCATGAGCAAGAAGATCGCCGGCGGGGCCCAGGTGATCGTTCTGGACGTGAAGGTGGGAGAGGGGGGGTTCCTGCCCGGGCTGGAGGAGGCGAGACGCCTGGCCCAGACTATGGTAGAGCTGGGCCGGCGGGCGGAAAGGCCCACGGTGGCCGTGCTCAGCCGCATGGACCAGCCCTTGGGCCGGGCGGTAGGGAACGCGCTGGAAGTCCGGGAGGCGGCAGCGGTACTGCAGGGCGGCGGCCCGCCGGACGTAAGGGAGCTTTCCCTGGCGCTGACCGCACAGCTCCTGCTCCTGGCCGGCCAAGTCCGCACCGCAGAAGAGGGGAGGGCGCTGGCCGAAAGAGCCCTGGCCGAGGGGCGGGCCTGGGAAAAGTT
Above is a window of Clostridia bacterium DNA encoding:
- the xerD gene encoding site-specific tyrosine recombinase XerD — translated: MDGWEDRFLHYLAIERGLAENSLVSYHHDLQQYLSFLAERAARAEEGTTGLILAYLQTLEQKGRKPTTISRHLATLKAFYHFLLREQVVARDPTAELEAPRMGRRLPRVLSVEEVEFLLGQPQTGRASGLRDKAMLELLYATGFRVSELVSLNVEQINLEMGFVRCLGKGQKERLVPVGSVAVYWVRRYLERARPQLVRERSVEALFVNHHGQRLTRQGFWKILKKYARKANIGTNITPHTLRHSFATHLLENGADLRVVQELLGHADITTTQIYTHLTRRHLREIYRQTHPRA
- a CDS encoding phosphopentomutase → MTRALVIVLDSVGVGALPDADRYGDAGTNTLVHVAEAVGGLHLPHLGRLGLGNILAVPGVAPEPRPLASYGKMAERSAGKDTTSGHWELMGLILDRPFPVYPDGFPPEIIGAFEQAIGRPVLGNRPASGTEIIAELGEQHLRTGYPIVYTSADSVFQIAAHEEVIPVEDLYRYCLIARRLLAGKHGVGRVIARPFLGRPGAFYRTARRRDFSLPPPRPTLLDRLKEHGHEVVGIGKIEDIFAGRGLTRIYHTEDNQDGVAKTLEALKQSASGLVFTNLVDYDMLYGHRNDPVGYARALEQFDARVPEIISALRPRDFLVITADHGCDPTTPGTDHTREYVPLLALVAGNGEARDLGTRETFADVAATLAEVFGLPAPEAGTSFWGEMGDGLDGGR
- a CDS encoding thymidine phosphorylase, giving the protein MTGVAGLIAHKQRGGRHGPEEIAFLVEGYLRGTVPDYQMAAWLMAVYFRGLDAEETWALTRVLVQSGEVLNLDAVPGIKVDKHSTGGVGDKTTLVVAPLAAALGLKMVKLAGRSLGHTGGTLDKLEAIPGLRVELSREEIIAQAARTGVVVAGHTAELVPADRKLYALRDVTSTTDCLPLIAASIMSKKIAGGAQVIVLDVKVGEGGFLPGLEEARRLAQTMVELGRRAERPTVAVLSRMDQPLGRAVGNALEVREAAAVLQGGGPPDVRELSLALTAQLLLLAGQVRTAEEGRALAERALAEGRAWEKFRELVAAQGGRVEALEPGGLAEARYQVPVRALRGGYVRRVAARPIGETARALGAGRQVLGQPVDPAVGITVEAKVGDRVGEGEVLARLHAQDRGLAESLARRLAGAWEIGEEPPKEEPLVYETRP
- a CDS encoding purine-nucleoside phosphorylase, with product MTDWTAVDEAVACLRGRLGLVPEVGLVLGSGLGEVAAELEVKAALPYTEIPHFPRATVPGHQGQVAAGYWRGRPVLVFRGRLHYYEGYSLAQVTFPVRVFAGLGGEILVLTNAAGGLRRDWQAGELMLIRDHLNFMGDNPLRGLTDPRLGPRFPELSQAYDPELRRWAVEAARRAGLRLREGVYAAVSGPSYETPAEARFLRRAGADAVGMSTVPEVIVARQVGLRVLGISCLTNVLFSDEVADHEQVVSRAREASRALDRLLDEFLRGSPEKER